In Aspergillus oryzae RIB40 DNA, chromosome 6, one genomic interval encodes:
- a CDS encoding ZZ type zinc finger domain protein (predicted protein) — MSTSVSQASSVNPNTLITVKVLYNDNTRRFKIPLKELEARVLPQKLRQLLGIPRDVNVTLERLSDSAGCYIHLDSENNAVYKQLYRAAKAKLKLRIKVTEVDSSASRSPLPTEDPSEHQDQVRYNYLQTVLSSPLPEGSAEAVSESPRDAAKPTPTEPDPKQWSNTGVVAPEPHYQDFSLSQDNLSTPVVSHKSPTGVFCIDCNHCGLSIPNEHYHCSICDDGDYDLCLHCVDSGVTCPNEDHWLIRRIVKDGIVTNSTTETVAPRKLQTDVPKEAPEKVEKKLEFVPEPVYEETPRTSPVAVEAPVHSEARICNACLKEFNETKMVTCLQCKDYDLCITCLLKDAHGHHPAHNFTLLHDGPFCLKNLVLSRCKPGRRYQHAAICDGCEKVNVVGVRHKCLTCPDWDYCSECFSHAPDTHPGHRFAPLYEAISEPSQDHEVHYGIFCDGPLCKNKAVPGYITGVRYKCSVCYDLDFCASCEALPTNTHNRTHPMVMLKTPVRNVTVSTLQEDRFGGSTVALGDRAQRSPSTQALNLVEPEASNTDVPVKEESRLSQDSESVKQECSLSREQLIKAEKSTNNAASGYDALFVRDTVPDSTIMLPNKVFRQTWTLYNPGPLAWPAGSDVRFVGGDAMFNVDTNHPLSLDSISAAMESNKLTEPLESGQSAEFTATLKAPSRVGTAISYWRLKLPNGMPFGHRLWCEIQVREDAPSIKGPSSLEPEGKHGSERTESQMIFPKLEKESPDASAHEAGVVAPVPPSVSNPSEQDVLEDMESLSLGGHETENGFLTDEEYDILDASDQEYMDAKSRE, encoded by the exons ATGTCGACCTCTGTGTCCCAGGCTTCTTCCGTTAACCCGAATACCTTGATCACGGTGAAGGTGCTTTACAATGACAATACTCGTCGCTTCAAGATCCCTTTAaaagagcttgaagctcgTGTTCTCCCCCAAAAG CTCCGCCAGCTTCTTGGCATTCCGAGAGATGTCAACGTCACTCTTGAACGTTTGTCTGACAGTGCCGGCTGTTACATCCACCTGGACAGCGAAAACAATGCTGTCTACAAGCAACTCTACCGTGCTGCAAAGGCCAAACTGAAGCTGCGAATTAAGGTTACGGAGGTTGACAGTAGTGCCTCTCGATCACCATTGCCCACCGAAGATCCCTCTGAGCACCAGGATCAGGTGAGATATAACTACCTTCAAACAGTATTAAGCTCTCCGCTCCCTGAAGGCTCAGCTGAAGCTGTTTCCGAATCGCCACGTGATGCTGCGAAGCCCACCCCAACTGAGCCCGACCCCAAGCAATGGTCTAATACGGGTGTCGTAGCCCCCGAGCCACATTACCAAGACTTCAGTCTGAGCCAGGATAATCTCAGCACCCCCGTGGTCTCGCATAAGTCTCCCACGGGTGTCTTCTGCATTGACTGCAATCATTGTGGTTTATCTATTCCCAATGAACACTACCACTGCAGTATCTGCGATGATGGTGATTATGACCTATGCCTCCATTGTGTAGACTCGGGAGTTACCTGTCCAAATGAGGACCACTGGTTGATTAGACGCATTGTTAAAGATGGCATTGTCACCAACAGCACGACAGAGACAGTTGCTCCTCGAAAGCTCCAGACTGATGTTCCCAAGGAAGCCCCTGAGAAGGtcgaaaagaaattagagTTTGTCCCCGAACCCGTCTATGAAGAGACTCCAAGGACATCACCAGTTGCTGTTGAAGCCCCTGTTCACTCGGAAGCCCGGATTTGCAATGCTTGTCTCAAGG AGTTTAACGAAACTAAAATGGTCACTTGCCTTCAGTGCAAGGACTATGATCTTTGTATCACATGCCTTCTGAAGGATGCCCATGGTCATCACCCAGCTCACAACTTTACTCTTCTTCATGACGGGCCCTTTTGTCTGAAGAATTTGGTTTTGTCACGCTGCAAACCTGGGCGTCGCTATCAACATGCCGCCATCTGTGACGGCTGCGAGAAGGTG AATGTCGTCGGTGTGCGTCACAAGTGCCTCACCTGCCCTGATTGGGATTACTGCTCCGAGTGTTTTTCACATGCACCGGATACTCATCCTGGTCATCGATTTGCTCCACTTTATGAGGCTATATCTGAGCCGTCTCAGGATCATGAGGTCCACTATGGTATCTTCTGCGATGGCCCTCTTTGCAAGAATAAGGCAGTCCCTGGATATATAACTGGGGTCCGTTACAAATGCTCCGTATGCTACGATCTCGATTTCTGCGCCAGTTGTGAGGCGCTTCCGACAAATACGCATAACCGAACTCACCCAATGGTCATGCTCAAGACTCCTGTTCGCAATGTTACTGTCAGTACACTCCAGGAGGATAGATTCGGAGGATCTACAGTCGCCCTCGGCGATCGTGCTCAAAGGTCCCCATCGACCCAAGCCCTCAATTTAGTGGAGCCCGAAGCCTCTAACACTGATGTGCCCGTCAAAGAAGAGTCGAGGTTATCACAAGACAGCGAGTCCGTGAAGCAGGAATGTTCACTTTCAAGAGAGCAGCTAATCAAAGCTGAGAAGTCCACTAATAATGCGGCTTCTGGATACGACGCTCTATTCGTGCGTGACACGGTACCTGATAGCACAATTATGTTGCCAAACAAGGTGTTCCGTCAGACCTGGACTCTCTATAACCCCGGCCCACTTGCGTGGCCTGCTGGAAGTGACGTACgctttgttggtggtgatgcaATGTTCAATGTCGATACCAACCACCCCTTGAGCCTAGACTCTATCTCTGCTGCTATGGAAAGCAACAAGTTGACAGAGCCCCTAGAGTCCGGCCAGAGTGCCGAGTTCACTGCAACACTTAAAGCTCCCAGTCGAGTAGGTACTGCCATCTCGTACTGGCGACTGAAGCTCCCAAATGGGATGCCTTTCGGTCATAGACTGTGGTGTGAAATCCAAGTACGGGAAGATGCACCTTCTATCAAGGGCCCGTCTAGCTTAGAGCCAGAAGGAAAGCACGGCTCGGAACGCACAGAGAGTCAAATGATCTTCCCTAAACTGGAGAAGGAGTCTCCTGATGCAAGTGCCCACGAAGCGGGTGTTGTAGCGCCAGTGCCACCCTCCGTATCCAACCCGTCTGAGCAAGATGTTCTGGAAGATATGGAGAGTTTGTCCTTGGGTGGTCATGAAACAGAGAATGGATTCTTGACCGATGAGGAGTATGACATATTGGATGCCAGTGACCAGGAATATATGGATGCCAAGTCACGTGAGTGA
- a CDS encoding uncharacterized protein (predicted protein) has product MSQDADEAQSVAESLPDAPAGAPTKQSYRSFKKKFAKLKVKFELGMRESESLIREELRIQDLSKRIQEQNDQLLEALLEFNDSIYISPDLRYDLNAPGDDLFPPTPKRELSPSHNDPSLASSMLRNAKTDLALGLMKVEHYCDLENSVKRNEVFAPRMRYTSLIRIPHTLPQPEENQSENIISEHSLGFFTPEHENEYYLATDAKLGDTSALMQLNDIPEKLSFVEREREAALRNPISVYNWLRRNQPHIFLQDNENASEKSASRPSNLRTSKKAALNQSRKDEDLHDDDSILMDIGHGSGGSKGKRKREEDVGNKFKGSSSNRSSRKKKDDGSSNVVKRSSKRTSGVGA; this is encoded by the exons ATGTCTCAAGACGCAGATGAGGCCCAGTCCGTCGCTGAGAGCCTTCCTGATGCTCCCGCAGGTGCTCCTACCAAACAGTCATACCGGTCTTTTAA GAAGAAGTTTGCCAAACTCAAAGTGAAATTCGAGCTGGGAATGAGAGAGAGCGAATCACTTATCCGGGAGGAGTTGCGCATACAAGATCTCTCAAAGAGAATACAGGAACAGAATGA CcagcttctagaagctctTCTCGAATTTAACgacagtatatatatctcacCGGACCTACGGTACGATTTGAATGCTCCCGGAGATGATCTGTTCCCCCCAACTCCTAAAAGAGAACTCTCGCCCTCACACAACGATCCTTCCTTGGCTAGCTCCATGCTCAGAAATGCTAAAACGGACCTGGCACTTGGTCTCATGAAGGTTGAGCATTATTGTGACCTGGAGAATTCTGTGAAACGGAACGAAGTCTTTGCGCCGCGCATGCGGTATACCTCGTTGATAAGGATTCCCCATACGCTCCCtcaaccagaagaaaatcaatccGAAAATATTATTTCTGAACATAGCCTTGGGTTCTTCACACCTGAACACGAAAATGAGTATTACCTAGCTACCGACGCCAAACTAGGTGATACGTCAGCACTCATGCAACTGAATGATATCCCTGAGAAACTTTCCTTCGTCgaacgagagagagaggctgCATTGCGAAATCCAATCTCGGTTTACAATTGGTTGCGAAGGAACCAACCGCATATTTTCTTACAAGACAATGAGAACGCTTCCGAGAAGTCTGCCTCTCGGCCATCGAATTTGCGTACGTCCAAGAAAGCAGCCCTCAACCAGTCGCGGAAGGACGAAGATCTCCATGACGATGACAGTATCTTAATGGATATTGGACACGGATCAGGAGGCTCTAAGGGCAAACGCAAGCGCGAAGAAGACGTTGGCAATAAATTCAAAGGTAGTAGCAGCAACAGGTCAAGtcggaaaaagaaagacgatggCAGCTCTAACGTCGTCAAGCGTTCGTCTAAGAGAACATCGGGGGTAGGTGCCTGA
- a CDS encoding exosome non-catalytic core subunit RRP4 (exosomal 3'-5' exoribonuclease complex, subunit Rrp4), translating into MAITILPPVVDHVDICPSDSDMDSMSVDSDGGVDLATGRTSRPSKRPRLVEGTDITSGVVTPGEIVTDDPQWMRGHGTYINPLSTSIIATVAGTVQKTNKLLSVQPLRARYTPEIGDLVVGRIVEVQSRRWKVDVAAPLLAQLPLSAINLPGGILRRRTSADELQIRTFFSEGDLVVAEVQTVHSDGAASLHTRSLKYGKLRNGVFLAVTGTGGSGASSSMVKGGVGSGPIPAGAMGASGTGGVVRSRRQVWTVNTANGGGDVDVILGVNGYIWISKHADDTAAACSTTDSVSITRMEEMVSSSIYSSQNDDIPPQTRREIARLAQCIRVLVQGGVRVDEENVMSAYEASLQVDLEVGDDDDDDDDDRRREGREYLEGNKARRILELVLERN; encoded by the exons ATGGCTATTACAATTCTTCCCCCAGTGGTCGACCATGTCGACATATGCCCCTCGGATTCAGACATGGATTCCATGTCCGTGGACTCGGACGGAGGAGTAGACCTAGCAACAGGAAGGACATCAAGACCGAGCAAAAGACCTCGCTTAGTGGAAGGAACAGATATTACGTCAGGAGTGGTTACGCCTGGAGAAATCGTGACAGATGATCCACAATGGATGAG AGGACATGGTACCTACATAAATCCCCTTTCGACCTCCATAATTGCTACGGTCGCCGGTACTGTTCAAAAGACCAACAAACTTCTTTCTGTACAACCGCTTCGAGCTCGTTACACTCCAGAAATAGGTGACCTTGTTGTGGGGCGCATTGTTGAAGTTCAATCCAGACGATGGAAAGTAGACGTTGCTGCTCCGCTCCTTGCACAGCTCCCACTGTCTGCGATCAATCTCCCGGGCGGTATCTTGCGTCGACGAACGAGCGCCGATGAACTACAGATCAGAACTTTCTTCAGTGAAGGTGACCTGGTAGTCGCAGAAGTTCAGACTGTACATTCTGATGGTGCAGCTTCACTACATACGCGGTCTTTGAAATACGGAAAACTCAGGAATGGGGTTTTTCTCGCCGTGACCGGGACGGGTGGAAGTGGAGCTTCAAGTTCGATGGTAAAAGGAGGAGTTGGCTCTGGACCTATCCCTGCAGGAGCGATGGGCGCTTCAGGCACGGGAGGAGTAGTTCGGTCTCGGAGACAGGTGTGGACAGTCAACACCGCTAATGGAGGTGGCGATGTGGATGTCATACTTGGAGTTAACGGATATATCTGGATCTCTAAACATGCCGATGATACCGCTGCCGCGTGTTCCACTACGGATAGCGTGTCGATAACCCgcatggaggagatggtgtcGAGCTCTATATACTCCAGTCAAAACGATGACATCCCGCCTCAAACAAGGCGAGAAATTGCACGACTAGCGCAGTGTATCCGAGTTCTTGTTCAAGGGGGAGTGCGGGTTGATGAAGAGAACGTGATGAGTGCATATGAGGCTAGCCTACAAGTGGATTTAGAGGTtggtgacgatgacgatgacgacgacgacgatcggagaagagaagggagagagtaTCTTGAGGGGAACAAAGCGCGGAGAATACTGGAATTGGTTTTGGAACGCAACTAG
- a CDS encoding putative RNA binding protein Rnp24 (nuclear localization sequence binding protein) — protein MSAIGEANHKKRKLPEVSEIEIDVSAPEPASKKALRKAKKKAAEAPPEPTTSEQQTEVAADHEENSKKRSDYGIWIGNLAFSITKDDLRKFFTSNCSFTDTTITRIHLPKSSEKNGKAQNKGFAYVDFSNQKATTEALGLSEQLLSGRRVLIKDAKSFAGRPEKSQQENQKTGVAGAASGNPPSKRIFVGNLGFDATKEIIEEHFGKCGPVAHVQVATFQDSGKCKGYAWVTFEDLTAAEAAVKGFVMVNEDEEDEEVPGSDSENYKQPKKLKQRRVWVNQIMGRRMRMEFAEDATTRYKKRFGKDGEGKKTQTTDVRGTEPFDDQDTTGRQPQRSRSAKTRQGRTDYSRYDQETVQKLSGAIVESQGKKTTFD, from the coding sequence ATGTCTGCAATTGGTGAAGCAAACCACAAAAAGCGAAAATTACCAGAGGTATCCGAGATCGAGATCGACGTCTCAGCTCCTGAACCTGCATCAAAAAAAGCTCTGCGtaaagcaaagaagaaagctgccgAGGCTCCACCAGAGCCTACTACTAGCGAACAGCAGACAGAAGTCGCCGCAGACCACGAAGAAAATTCCAAGAAACGCTCAGACTATGGCATTTGGATTGGAAACCTAGCGTTTTCCATTACTAAAGATGACCTGCGCAAATTCTTTACAAGCAACTGTTCCTTCACGGATACTACGATCACTCGAATACATTTACCCAAGTCATcggaaaagaatgggaaaGCTCAAAATAAAGGATTTGCATATGTTGATTTCTCCAACCAGAAGGCCACGACTGAGGCATTGGGACTGAGTGAACAACTCCTATCTGGGCGCCGTGTGCTTATAAAGGATGCAAAGAGCTTTGCTGGTAGACCAGAAAAGTCGCAACAGGAAAATCAGAAGACTGGCGTTGCTGGGGCGGCCTCTGGTAACCCTCCTTCCAAGCGTATATTCGTCGGCAACCTTGGCTTTGATGCCACGAAAGAGATCATCGAGGAACATTTTGGAAAATGTGGGCCGGTTGCACATGTACAAGTAGCAACATTTCAAGACTCCGGGAAATGTAAAGGTTATGCCTGGGTGACATTCGAAGACCTCACAGCCGCAGAGGCAGCGGTGAAAGGCTTTGTTATGGTTaacgaagatgaggaagatgaagaagtacCCGGGTCTGACTCCGAAAATTACAAGCAGCCtaagaagctgaaacaaagAAGGGTATGGGTAAACCAAATTATGGGTCGGCGTATGCGAATGGAGTTTGCTGAAGATGCAACAACACGGTACAAAAAGCGCTTCGGGAAGGATGGCGAAGGCAAGAAAACACAAACTACAGATGTTCGTGGGACAGAACCGTTCGACGATCAGGATACAACCGGAAGACAACCTCAAAGATCACGATCTGCAAAGACTAGGCAGGGAAGGACGGATTACTCAAGATACGACCAGGAAACCGTGCAAAAGCTTAGTGGTGCCATTGTTGAGTctcagggaaagaagactACGTTCGATTGA
- a CDS encoding uncharacterized protein (predicted protein) → MGNLLNLAILTMLVATLYGPVYRRLTVLGVLRKATDEVRLAAQQAFYRIEDTMQCEDLHYYTPTHQIFTACEDSVLPRFKWFPPLGNFEGPVDSTGSIHVIDPRTMKSTRLAFENFAGPLVTHGIEVLEDPDSPDAVYIFVVNHLPNMVYYHAGPHSQEIPRACSQVELFHHVLGTNTARHVRSIRHPLIVTPNDIIAESPLSFYVTNDHFYRDGFKRHIEDLFPAAKWSNIVHVQLDSLESEQAETGVDAKVALTGLQNNNGLGHGQSKGELLISSATSGIMYRGRTNPETRNISIVDEVHFDSSIDNPSYYTDPYRTSSEDAGGYVLAGLLRCIDLAKTHANPNGKDGVMVWYTRPKAAKEEGGVVEWETRLIFEDDGTNIRSSSTALLVPIEPKPQEKKKAWLFVTGFVSESVIAVEVLL, encoded by the exons ATGGGGAATTTACTCAACCTTGCTATCCTCACCATGTTGGTGGCGACGCTCTATGGCCCTGTATACCGACGGCTGACTGTGCTGGGAGTGCTCCGGAAAGCCACAGACGAAGTAAGATTGGCAGCGCAACAGGCCTTCTACAGAATCGAGGACACGATGCAGTGTGAAGATCTACATTACTACACGCCTACCCATCAGATTTTCACCGCCTGTGAAGACTCGGTGCTGCCCCGATTCAAGTGGTTTCCTCCCTTAGGAAATTTTGAAGGGCCGGTAGATTCGACTGGGTCCATCCATGTCATTGATCCCCGG ACCATGAAATCGACGCGCCTAGCCTTTGAAAACTTCGCTGGTCCCTTAGTCACACATGGAATAGAAGTCCTGGAAGACCCCGACAGTCCTGATGCCGTCTACATCTTTGTTGTGAACCATTTGCCGAACATGGTGTACTACCATGCTGGTCCACATTCTCAGGAAATCCCGAGGGCGTGCTCGCAGGTTGAGCTATTCCATCATGTTCTGGGAACTAATACGGCCCGGCATGTGCGCTCCATCAGGCATCCGTTGATCGTTACCCCGAATGACATCATTGCTGAGAGTCCTCTCTCCTTTTATGTCACTAACGACCACTTCTACCGTGACGGCTTCAAGCGTCACATCGAGGATCTCTTTCCTGCAGCCAAGTGGTCTAACATCGTGCATGTTCAACTGGACAGCCTTGAATCAGAGCAGGCAGAAACCGGCGTCGATGCTAAAGTGGCGTTGACTGGATTACAAAACAACAACGGTCTTGGGCATGGCCAATCGAAGGGGGAATTACTCATCTCTAGTGCTACCAGCGGGATTATGTATCGTGGCCGGACGAATCCTGAAACCCGCAATATCTCTATCGTGGACGAGGTTCATTTCGATAGTTCTATCGACAACCCGAGCTATTATACGGATCCATATCGGACTTCCTCTGAGGACGCCGGTGGCTACGTGCTTGCAGGGCTACTACGATGCATCGACCTAGCTAAGACTCATGCCAATCCAAATGGTAAGGACGGTGTTATGGTGTGGTATACACGCCCCAAAGCTgcaaaggaggaaggaggcGTTGTAGAATGGGAGACTCGCTTGATatttgaagatgatggaaCGAACATTAGGTCGAGTAGCACGGCATTGTTAGTTCCCATTGAGCCGAAGccccaggagaagaagaaagcgtGGCTGTTTGTAACCGGTTTTGTCTCCGAAAGTGTTATTGCTGTTGAAGTCTTGCTGTAA
- a CDS encoding putative isochorismatase family hydrolase (amidases related to nicotinamidase), which yields MDIHTNKMSLDLNLPTALVLIDNQAAFTHPTYWGTSRSNPSYEDNILSLIQAFRAAIKNKTEGGNAKEIIHIFHSSTTPNSPLHREDPGNGIQPLDVAQPASDGSEVIMWKCVNSSFIGTDLEAHLRTRGIRQVLFAGLTTDHCVSTTVRMAANLGVVDRYPDGPLTLDPEAGIHNQARVDRGRIILIADATATWAKGGFDAETIHAVSVASLDGEFADIMKTEDVVKALKQMN from the coding sequence AtggacatacatacaaacaaaATGTCTCTGGACTTGAATCTCCCCACGGCACTGGTGCTCATCGACAATCAAGCAGCCTTCACCCACCCAACTTACTGGGGAACCTCCCGCTCCAATCCGTCCTACGAGGACAACATCTTGTCTCTCATCCAGGCCTTCCGAGCcgccatcaagaacaaaacagAAGGGGGAAACGCCAAGGAAATTATTCACATCTTCCATTCATCGACTACACCAAATTCTCCTCTCCACCGCGAGGACCCCGGAAACGGTATCCAGCCTCTCGATGTCGCCCAGCCGGCGTCGGACGGATCGGAGGTGATTATGTGGAAGTGTGTCAATTCCAGCTTCATAGGGACCGACCTGGAAGCGCATCTTCGTACCCGAGGAATTCGGCAGGTTCTCTTTGCCGGCCTTACAACGGACCATTGCGTATCAACTACGGTACGCATGGCAGCGAACTTAGGGGTCGTGGACCGGTATCCCGACGGGCCTCTGACACTTGACCCAGAAGCTGGCATACATAACCAAGCCCGCGTGGATCGGGGGCGCATCATACTTATTGCTGATGCTACGGCAACTTGGGCAAAGGGAGGCTTCGATGCTGAGACTATTCATGCCGTCTCAGTGGCCAGTCTAGATGGCGAGTTCGCCGACATCATGAAGACCGAGGATGTTGTGAAAGCTTTGAAGCAAATGAATTGA
- a CDS encoding uncharacterized protein (predicted protein) produces MAPRRRNIGASRRKRRDEEGEDEGSIDGELEDDSLSDGSGISNPDDDDADGEGSDDSDDDGMSTSPQVAANGRRQINGRVPEINQELTPRHSVSPRKHPMTTAVSDTEAMMNGLRILDESSEVMEVHFDDLKGESSHQTERTPSAPPTEPKRDTFLDRKRREQERHIREKDESPVVVPTRGSFFLHDKRTTETVTNGHKPFNKSKSRPYGLIVDGNVRRTSVKPVASEGLWTHDLHDTVAGDEPSVSKPSTTSALTSIIPPKPVPTAPRSSPPNRSFSSTTLIGNVPVVVSLPGMEHPVPYPSVSKKQHTRLPQHRPPLRRDKPVRISLPGQPPRYILPATERSFIFIPRALRPNQQTFRGRGRGGFYGGRRPSLYANSTYTSSITVSRRSSFGKAPSQEGYHSPAGSVLSRHTMVTTENGKPVVRLPPPGRPPGSVGAIPQTTAGPVAAPTTVPQPLPHPQPPNPVFRESRPAPIPMHQPRPQKAVSLADIETPARFPFNPPQPQQEQPFHHQVPVSANGSGYGPDASGHPPPSAHRSLTPSSHVQDRTFHAPSHMPAYQQAFWPASYPPGAIYYPGSGTEFPPYNSAVGPGPSVPPLPPGQQPPYMVPVSHGSTEQPSLSGTVAHEAGGTVYFYDTTQMPPNSSYAMPAAPGISTVMDMGAPPVPFYYYPYPQAGVYYPAQ; encoded by the exons ATGGCTCCCCGTCGTCGTAATATCGGTGCTAGCCGGCGAAAGAGgagagatgaggaaggagaggatgaaggctCTATAGATGGAGAACTGGAGGATGATTCCTTGAGTGATGGGTCTGGTATCAGCAACCctgatgacgatgatgccgatggtGAAGGCAGTGATGACAGCGATGACGATGGGATGTCTACGTCCCCGCAGGTGGCTGCCAACGGCCGTCGTCAAATTAATGGTCGTGTGCCCGAAATAAACCAAGAGCTGACACCACGCCATTCTGTCTCGCCTAGGAAGCATCCCATGACGACCGCTGTGTCAGATACGGaggcgatgatgaatggaCTGAGAATATTGGACGAATCGAGCGAGGTGATGGAGGTACACTTTGACGATTTGAAGGGGGAATCTAGCCATCAGACCGAAAGGACACCGTCTGCCCCTCCTACAGAACCAAAGCGAGACACATTTTTGGACAGAAAGCGCCGTgaacaagaaagacacaTTAGAGAAAAGGACGAAAGTCCAGTGGTTGTCCCTACTCGGGGTAGCTTCTTTCTACATGACAAACGCACCACGGAAACGGTGACAAACGGCCACAAGCCGTTTAACAAGTCGAAATCAAGGCCGTATGGTCTCATCGTGGATGGTAATGTTCGCAG AACGTCTGTCAAACCAGTTGCCAGCGAGGGACTATGGACACATGATCTTCACGATACAGTTGCTGGAGATGAGCCGTCCGTCTCGAAGCCCTCTACCACATCGGCGCTAACATCTATCATCCCTCCAAAACCTGTTCCCACGGCCCCTAGATCGTCACCCCCCAACAGGTCTTTTTCAAGCACTACATTAATTGGAAATGTGCCTGTCGTTGTATCCCTGCCGGGCATGGAGCATCCGGTCCCTTATCCTTCTGTTTCAAAGAAGCAGCACACACGTTTACCTCAGCATCGGCCCCCACTACGTCGAGACAAGCCCGTTCGAATCTCACTTCCAGGCCAACCTCCAAGGTATATCCTACCCGCGACAGAGAGATCTTTCATATTTATTCCACGGGCTTTGCGACCCAACCAACAGACATTCCGAGGTCGTGGTCGTGGCGGATTCTACGGAGGGCGGCGTCCTAGCCTCTATGCAAACTCTACCTACACATCAAGTATCACCGTGAGTCGAAGATCATCATTCGGGAAGGCACCATCTCAAGAGGGATACCACTCGCCGGCGGGTTCGGTTCTCTCGAGGCATACTATGGTGACAACAGAGAATGGCAAGCCAGTAGTTCGCCTTCCCCCGCCTGGTAGGCCACCTGGAAGCGTTGGAGCGATCCCGCAGACAACTGCTGGCCCAGTAGCCGCTCCGACCACTGTACCgcaacctcttcctcatcctcaaccaccAAACCCCGTCTTTCGTGAGAGCCGTCCGGCTCCGATACCCATGCATCAACCTCGTCCTCAGAAGGCAGTTTCCCTCGCCGATATTGAAACGCCGGCGAGATTTCCTTTTAATCCTCCCCAACCACAGCAGGAACAACCATTCCATCATCAGGTTCCAGTGTCTGCAAATGGTTCCGGTTATGGTCCTGATGCCTCGGGccaccctcctccttccgCTCACAGATCCCTAACGCCATCTTCTCACGTACAGGATCGTACGTTTCATGCTCCGTCTCATATGCCTGCATATCAACAGGCGTTCTGGCCTGCGTCCTATCCCCCTGGCGCTATCTACTATCCTGGCTCGGGGACGGAGTTCCCACCATATAACTCCGCTGTGGGACCTGGGCCGTCCGTACCGCCTTTGCCTCCTGGACAACAACCCCCATACATGGTTCCCGTTTCCCATGGCTCGACAGAACAACCGTCACTGTCAGGCACTGTCGCACATGAAGCTGGTGGAACAGTATATTTCTACGATACCACGCAAATGCCTCCTAATTCCTCATACGCAATGCCTGCTGCACCTGGGATTAGTACAGTTATGGATATGGGCGCGCCTCCAGTTCCATTCTATTATTATCCGTACCCTCAAGCCGGCGTCTATTACCCTGCGCAGTAG